The Xenopus tropicalis strain Nigerian chromosome 2, UCB_Xtro_10.0, whole genome shotgun sequence genome window below encodes:
- the nck2 gene encoding cytoplasmic protein NCK2 isoform X1, with protein MTEEVIVIAKWDYTAQQDQELDIRKNERLWLLDDSKTWWRVRNTANKTGYVPSNYVERKNSLKKGSLVKNLKDTLGLGKTKSKKNSTRDASPTPSTDAEYPSNGSNTDRIYDLNIPAVVKFAYVAERDDELTLVKGTRVVVMEKCSDGWWRGAYNGHVGWFPSNYVVEEADDTTPDSPSFLSSRKGASMTNGQNTKVLHIVQTLYPFSSVTEEELNFEKGETMEVIEKPENDPEWWKCKNSSGQIGLVPKNYVVILTDGPSMNSSHITQISYTGPACTGRFAGKAWYYGGITRHQAECALNERGMEGDFVIRDSESSPSDFSISLKASGKNKHFKVQLVDSVYCIGQRRFKNLDELVEHYKKAPIFTSEHGEKLYLVKPLQ; from the exons ATGACAGAGGAAGTCATTGTTATTGCCAAGTGGGATTATACGGCACAACAGGACCAAGAACTTGATATTAGAAAAAATGAACGCCTGTGGCTACTTGATGACTCCAAAACCTGGTGGAGGGTAAGAAACACTGCCAACAAAACTGGATACGTGCCATCAAACTACGTGGAGAGGAAGAACAGCTTAAAAAAAGGATCTCTTGTTAAAAATTTAAAGGACACTCTGG GTCTtggcaaaacaaaaagcaaaaaaaatagcaCTCGAGATGCCTCACCCACACCAAGCACTGATGCGGAATATCCATCTAATGGCAGCAATACAGATCGAATCTATGATTTAAACATTCCTGCAGTAGTCAAATTTGCCTATGTAGCAGAGAGAGATGATGAGCTGACACTCGTGAAAGGCACACGAGTGGTTGTTATGGAAAAGTGCAGTGATGGATGGTGGCGTGGTGCGTACAATGGACATGTTGGCTGGTTTCCATCTAACTATGTAGTAGAAGAAGCTGATGACACAACTCCAGATTCCCCAAGTTTTCTAAGCTCAAGGAAAGGAGCTTCTATGACCAATGGGCAAAATACAAAAGTGCTTCACATTGTTCAGACATTGTACCCATTCAGCTCAGTAACTGAAGAGGAGCTGAACTTTGAGAAAGGTGAAACTATGGAAGTAATTGAAAAACCAGAGAATGACCCTGAGTGGTGGAAATGTAAAAACTCTAGTGGGCAAATTGGACTTGTACCCAAAAACTACGTTGTTATTTTAACTGATGGCCCTTCTATGAACAGTTCCCATATTACTCAGATAAGCTACACAGGTCCTGCGTGCACCGGCCGGTTTGCCGGTAAAGCATGGTATTATGGTGGTATAACCCGACATCAAGCGGAATGTGCCCTGAATGAAAGAGGAATGGAGGGAGACTTTGTTATTAGAGACAGTGAGTCTTCG cccAGTGACTTTTCCATATCTTTGAAGGCATCAGGAAAAAATAAACACTTTAAAGTACAGCTGGTGGACAGTGTATACTGCATTGGACAGCGGCGATTTAAGAACTTAGATGAATTGGTGGAACATTATAAAAAAGCCCCTATCTTCACTAGTGAACACGGAGAAAAGTTGTACCTTGTTAAACCACTACAGTGA